In the Diprion similis isolate iyDipSimi1 chromosome 2, iyDipSimi1.1, whole genome shotgun sequence genome, one interval contains:
- the LOC124414035 gene encoding E3 ubiquitin-protein ligase MARCHF8-like, with protein MFVCGRSAMPVHQINVYPPDWQPQPPLGPSSNVSPGSGEPPPEWIPREPAYATAVTVIPDHSHSSMSTLSSNSHDICRICHCEGEIGAPLLAPCYCSGSLRYVHQACLQQWIKASDTRACELCKFTFIMHAKTKPFSEWEKLEMSALEVRKLWCAVAFNAVAALCIAWSLYVLVERSIEEARRGSMNWPFWTKMIVVVIGFTGGLVFMYIQCKAYIMLCKRWRAFNRVIFIQNAPEKVVLPPSPADSLRDMTMHLKDPSVSMSEQSHTLLPRTDPAGASQTMKSESTPPPQKHEAQLKLYVFDKLSTSEDNLYNKSDNC; from the exons ATGTTCGTCTGTGGTCGGAGCGCAATGCCAGTGCATCAAATCAATGTTTATCCGCCTGATTGGCAACCCCAACCTCCTCTAGGTCCGTCCAGCAACGTCAGTCCGGGAAGCGGGGAGCCTCCGCCGGAATGGATACCAAGG GAACCGGCGTATGCAACAGCCGTCACAGTCATACCTGATCATTCACACTCTTCGATGAGTACCTTGTCTTCAAACAGTCATGACATTTGCAG AATATGCCACTGTGAAGGTGAGATCGGCGCTCCTCTACTGGCACCATGTTATTGCAGTGGAAGTCTACGCTACGTTCACCAAGCTTGTCTTCAACAGTGGATAAAGGCTTCAGACACACGCGCCTGTGAATTATGTAAATTCACTTTTATCATGCATGCCAAAACAAAACCATTTTCAGAG tgggaaaaacttgaaatgtCTGCACTGGAGGTGCGAAAATTATGGTGTGCCGTAGCTTTTAACGCAGTCGCAGCATTATGCATTGCATGGTCGCTGTACGTACTTGTGGAACGTTCCATTGAGGAGGCACGCAGAGGGTCCATGAATTGGCCATTCTGGACAAAAATGATCGTTGTTGTGATTGGCTTCACAGGAGGCCTGGTGTTCATGTATATCCAATGTAAGGCATACATTATGCTCTGCAAAAGATGGCGGGCATTCAACAG AGTAATTTTCATACAGAATGCCCCAGAAAAAGTCGTGCTTCCACCGTCTCCTGCAGATTCTCTCAGAGATATGACGATGCACTTGAAAGATCCATCGGTCTCTATGTCCGAGCAGAGTCATACTTTGTTACCGCGCACCGACCCAGCTGGGGCGTCACAAACGATGAAATCAGAATCCACGCCACCCCCCCAAAAGCATGAAGCTCAACTTAAACTTTACGTATTTGACAAGCTATCTACATCGGAAGACAATTTGTATAACAAAAGTGATAATTGCTAA
- the LOC124415951 gene encoding uncharacterized protein LOC124415951, with amino-acid sequence MDRTRVLDLSRPRLDSTNEVIDLTGDSPVMNSVQPRIIHTRSTMPRPLLSPLSHFFLGRLETSERTPNVPRHVPNFEGHIPISQNDLEDRTRPPRDVINLQRRLLPPQEPISLPRYMPQLHLYPSYTERISEPDDPFIQVIDPEEPQSTVNSVANEEDFRDINSSPSFEEYSTTVPCINDSSSGEQTVLSCPICFEPLSAQQKPMTTTCGHIFCAMCLKKTLHGSRNKTCPKCNAPVKIKSCIRLYF; translated from the exons ATGGACAGAACCAGGGTATTAGATTTGTCACGCCCACGACTAGATTCTACAAATGAAGTTATTGACCTGACTGGTGATTCTCCGGTTATGAATTCAGTGCAACCGAGGATTATACATACTCGCAGTACTATGCCAAGACCATTACTATCACCATTATCGCACTTCTTCTTGGGACGGTTAGAGACATCTGAACGTACACCTAATGTGCCAAGACACGTGCCTAACTTTGAAGGACACATACCAATATCTCAGAATGATCTTGAGGATCGAACCAGACCGCCACGAGATGTTATCAATCTCCAAAGGCGCTTGTTGCCGCCCCAGGAGCCAATAAGTCTTCCAAGATATATGCCTCAGCTTCATCTCTATCCATCCTATACAGAAAGAATTTCTGAGCCGGATGATCCCTTCATTCA aGTTATTGACCCAGAAGAACCTCAATCAACGGTTAATTCCGTCGCTAATGAAGAAGATTTCAGAGACATCAACAGTTCACCATCATTTGAAGAATATAGCACAACTGTACCCTGCATAAATGATTCGTCCAGTGGAGAACAAACTGTTTTAAGTTGTCCGATTTGTTTTGAACCCTTATCTGCACAGCAAAAACCAATGACCACGACATGCGGGCATATATTTTGCGCAATGTGCCTGAAAAAGACACTCCATGGATCTAGAAATAAAACTTGCCCTAAATGTAATGCGCCCGTTAAGATTAAATCTTGTATCAgactttatttttga
- the LOC124415988 gene encoding histone chaperone asf1 has product MAKVQLANVAVLDNPSPFLNPFQFEVTFECIEELKEDLEWKMIYVGSAESEEFDQVLDTIYVGPIPEGRHMFVFQADPPDVSRIPVNDALGVTVVLLTCSYRGHEFVRVGYFINNEYTDTELRENPPTQPLFEKVQRNILGNKPRVTRFKINWDDGVNSTGANVSDSMAEQTMEQTTQDTPSSTLGFTENTQNSMEVM; this is encoded by the exons atggCCAAGGTACAACTCGCTAATGTAGCCGTTTTGGATAATCCTTCGCCTTTCCTGAATCCTTTTCAATTTGAAGTTACTTTTGAATGCATCGAAGAACTTAAAGAAG ATTTGGAATGGAAAATGATCTACGTCGGTAGTGCGGAGTCGGAAGAATTTGATCAAGTTCTCGACACGATCTACGTGGGACCCATTCCTGAAGGAAGACACATGTTTGTCTTTCAG GCGGACCCACCAGATGTCAGTCGAATTCCTGTAAATGATGCCTTAGGAGTGACCGTGGTTCTTTTAACATGTTCATACCGGGGTCATGAATTTGTTCGCGTTGGTTACTTTATCAACAATGAATACACAGACACAGAACTGCGTGAAAATCCTCCCACCCAACCCCTATTTGAGAAAGTTCAGAGAAATATACTTGGTAATAAACCACGAGTGACCcggttcaaaataaattggGACGATGGAGTGAATTCAACTGGTGCCAATGTCTCCGATAGTATGGCAGAACAAACAATGGAACAAACTACGCAAGATACCCCATCGTCTACCTTAGGTTTCACAGAAAATACACAAAACAGTATGGAAGTGATGTGA